The Streptomyces sp. NBC_01244 genome contains a region encoding:
- a CDS encoding ABC transporter permease translates to MILPYVRAQGVIIARSPGMLATLAVIPLYSLVFFHFLQRHHREDLATTVALTSFVMSLWAHSVFVASGVVDDDRSDGTLELSLLNPGRYLTSLIVRIATTTVLALAALAEVVLIGRSVFAMDVTLHNPGLAVLVVVLLAAGCTSSALLVSGLMIMVRGARTLQNSLTYPFYLLGGLILPASQLPFPFRDLAKVFFLSWGTGLLRSAAAGGPVTQLPERLGMLCALILLQGLLGVLVLRRVLTSIRSGRVILHD, encoded by the coding sequence GTGATCCTCCCCTACGTCCGAGCACAGGGGGTGATCATCGCCCGCTCTCCCGGCATGCTCGCCACCCTGGCCGTGATCCCGCTGTACTCGCTCGTCTTCTTCCACTTCCTGCAGCGCCATCACCGCGAGGACCTCGCCACCACGGTGGCGCTGACCTCCTTCGTGATGAGCCTGTGGGCGCACTCCGTCTTCGTCGCCTCCGGGGTCGTCGACGACGACCGGTCGGACGGCACGCTGGAGTTGTCGCTGCTCAACCCCGGGCGCTATCTCACCTCGCTGATCGTGCGGATCGCCACCACCACCGTGCTCGCCCTGGCGGCCCTGGCCGAGGTCGTCCTGATCGGGCGAAGCGTGTTCGCAATGGACGTGACGCTGCACAACCCGGGACTCGCGGTGTTGGTCGTGGTCCTGCTGGCCGCCGGCTGTACGAGCAGCGCGCTGCTGGTCAGCGGGCTCATGATCATGGTCCGTGGAGCGCGGACCCTGCAGAACTCGCTCACCTATCCGTTCTACCTGCTGGGCGGGCTCATCCTGCCCGCCTCTCAACTGCCGTTCCCGTTCCGGGATCTGGCGAAGGTCTTCTTCCTCTCCTGGGGCACCGGGCTGCTCCGCAGCGCCGCTGCCGGCGGCCCGGTCACCCAACTGCCGGAGCGGCTGGGCATGCTGTGCGCCCTGATCCTGCTGCAAGGCCTGCTGGGCGTACTGGTCCTGCGCCGCGTCCTGACGTCCATCCGCAGCGGAAGGGTGATCCTGCATGACTAG
- a CDS encoding helix-turn-helix transcriptional regulator: MDISRDGDLSAVPDGWGKADTAVYGWVLEQGRLDEPSVAAGLGLREEEVREALARLTASRLIRRDPRDPAEGFAVSPDVARAELAAPMRSRIRQVEEELDRAQKELDHFSVEYLRHAKRGNGQFRLIGNMLEVRVALTQASERCTEEVLSSQPGGGSRVVEAMGEALARDRAILERGVRMRTLYHHTARFNGPSQAYVAAASEFGAQYRTAHELFGRLIVFDRELAFLPLNDGSRGAVAISEPSVACYLADVFEQTWTHATPFADAASQGFGEVAQEIDQTILRLLAAGLKDEAVARRLGMSLRTARRHIADIMEQLGAESRFQAGVAAVQRGLLDAGEMCAPVADGSGSACAEA, translated from the coding sequence ATGGACATTAGCCGCGATGGGGATCTATCTGCGGTCCCGGATGGCTGGGGGAAGGCCGACACGGCTGTCTACGGGTGGGTCCTGGAGCAGGGGCGTCTGGACGAACCCTCGGTGGCGGCCGGTCTCGGTCTGCGGGAGGAGGAGGTGCGGGAGGCTCTCGCCCGGCTCACCGCTTCCCGGCTGATCCGGCGCGACCCCCGGGATCCGGCGGAGGGTTTCGCCGTGTCGCCCGATGTCGCCCGTGCGGAGCTGGCCGCCCCCATGCGGTCGCGGATCCGTCAGGTCGAGGAGGAGCTCGACCGCGCCCAGAAGGAGCTGGACCACTTCTCCGTGGAGTACCTCCGGCACGCCAAGCGGGGCAACGGCCAGTTTCGGCTGATCGGCAACATGCTGGAGGTCCGGGTCGCTCTCACGCAGGCTTCCGAACGGTGCACGGAGGAGGTGCTCTCCAGCCAGCCGGGGGGTGGCAGCCGGGTGGTCGAGGCGATGGGCGAGGCCTTGGCCCGCGACCGGGCGATCCTGGAGCGTGGTGTGCGGATGCGCACCCTGTATCACCACACTGCGCGTTTCAACGGTCCGAGCCAGGCGTACGTCGCGGCGGCGTCGGAGTTCGGGGCGCAGTACCGGACCGCGCACGAGCTCTTCGGCCGGCTCATCGTCTTCGACCGGGAGTTGGCCTTCCTTCCGCTGAACGACGGCTCGCGTGGTGCGGTGGCCATCAGTGAGCCTTCGGTGGCGTGCTATCTCGCCGATGTCTTCGAGCAGACCTGGACGCATGCCACGCCGTTCGCGGACGCGGCCAGTCAGGGCTTCGGCGAGGTTGCCCAGGAGATCGACCAGACCATCCTGCGGCTGCTCGCCGCCGGGTTGAAGGACGAGGCGGTTGCCCGTCGTCTCGGCATGTCGCTGCGTACGGCGCGGCGCCATATCGCCGACATCATGGAGCAGTTGGGCGCGGAGAGCCGCTTCCAGGCGGGTGTGGCCGCCGTGCAGCGGGGGCTGCTGGATGCCGGGGAGATGTGTGCCCCCGTGGCGGACGGGTCCGGGTCCGCCTGCGCGGAGGCCTGA
- a CDS encoding ABC transporter permease yields the protein MTSQTGAPPAPLPTPLPTPLPAPLPVPRRTVGATLRLMGYGALASYQDYRAMFGWRSWLGGWLVRLLCQVLFFASLGQLLGSPGSQGYLALGNAVVLGPLGALGVVSSTVGERRSGTLQFLLLSRTPPFLALASRGLHWVADGLITSTIALLVMNLLLPVHLHWAALPAIIGVTALMTLGTYSVALCLSGISLRMPESRMYLTVGTTIVLMLVGGVSTPVPQNGLPAVLAQLLPVSHGLEAVRQLARGGALPLPLVLGELLVAAGWAAAGFLVLTQGLRHTVRSGTLTLR from the coding sequence ATGACTAGCCAGACGGGGGCGCCCCCCGCTCCCCTCCCGACGCCCCTCCCGACGCCGCTCCCGGCTCCGCTCCCCGTCCCTCGCCGCACCGTCGGGGCGACCCTCCGGCTGATGGGCTACGGGGCTCTCGCCAGCTATCAGGACTACCGCGCCATGTTCGGCTGGCGCTCATGGCTGGGCGGCTGGCTGGTCAGGCTGCTGTGCCAGGTGCTCTTCTTCGCGAGTCTGGGGCAGCTGCTCGGCTCCCCGGGATCCCAGGGCTACCTCGCCCTGGGCAACGCCGTCGTGCTCGGCCCGCTGGGCGCGCTCGGCGTGGTCTCCTCGACCGTCGGCGAGCGCCGCTCGGGGACCCTGCAGTTCCTGCTGCTCAGCCGTACCCCGCCGTTCCTCGCGCTGGCCTCGCGCGGCCTGCACTGGGTCGCCGACGGCCTGATCACCTCGACGATCGCGCTGCTGGTGATGAACCTGCTGCTCCCGGTCCACCTGCACTGGGCGGCACTGCCCGCCATCATCGGCGTGACCGCACTGATGACCCTCGGCACCTACTCCGTCGCCCTGTGCCTCTCCGGTATCAGTCTGCGGATGCCGGAGTCCCGGATGTACCTGACGGTCGGCACCACCATCGTCCTGATGCTGGTGGGCGGGGTGAGCACGCCGGTCCCGCAGAACGGTCTCCCGGCGGTGCTCGCCCAGCTGCTGCCGGTCAGCCACGGCCTGGAAGCCGTAAGGCAGTTGGCCCGGGGCGGCGCACTGCCGCTGCCGCTCGTCCTCGGCGAGCTGCTGGTCGCCGCCGGCTGGGCGGCGGCGGGATTCCTGGTACTCACCCAGGGCCTGCGGCACACCGTCCGCTCCGGCACGCTCACCCTTCGCTGA
- a CDS encoding class I adenylate-forming enzyme family protein, which yields MDTSHQRLDTLLTEACDRFSGQTALTSGTQSLTYAELASTASEIGADLAAAGHRSGEPVLLSVGNRCADIPAQIAIWQAGGIVVPVHHGVPQTVMRETALRTGARLLVRPEQDRPADRVGRLDLPTHPAPRELDADQALVAFTSGSTGRPKGVVLSHRAFTAKLRAIAQVLPFRSGDRAVQVLQLNFTFGQWTSLLTLATGGTLELVEQFNAPAVLRRLAERSVQRIAVVPSMLRLINRELDAPRTGPALRTALQEAGSPALWITGGEPLPAGLGRRLRAALPGTGIADVYGLSETSTSDFILTPDQYEAGAGTIGRPGPGVEFRIVPDEGPDAAAPGVTGELCLRTPYLMTGYLGDPSATAEATADGWLRTGDLATVREADGLVRLVGRKKQLISRGGAKIAPLEVEHVYSRHPDCGGCLAVGVPDPMLGERVHLLFVPAVGSSPTEDELRAYGRERLEEYKAPERVHLVAELPLGRTGKADRAAAAHLAEAAHLADTVRPAENVRPTGTVRPTEAAHPAGIAAPSPAAEPQVAR from the coding sequence GTGGACACCAGCCACCAGCGACTCGACACCCTGCTGACCGAGGCATGCGACCGGTTCTCCGGGCAGACCGCGCTCACCAGCGGCACTCAGTCCCTGACCTACGCCGAACTGGCGTCCACAGCATCCGAGATCGGCGCCGACCTGGCCGCCGCCGGCCACCGGTCGGGGGAGCCGGTGCTGCTCTCGGTCGGCAACCGCTGCGCGGACATCCCGGCCCAGATCGCGATCTGGCAGGCCGGCGGCATCGTCGTCCCGGTCCACCACGGGGTGCCGCAGACGGTGATGAGGGAAACGGCGCTGCGTACCGGCGCCCGCCTGCTGGTGCGCCCGGAGCAGGACCGGCCCGCCGACCGGGTCGGCCGCCTGGACCTGCCGACGCACCCCGCGCCCCGTGAACTCGACGCCGACCAGGCGCTGGTGGCCTTCACCTCCGGGTCCACCGGTCGGCCCAAGGGCGTCGTCCTGTCCCACCGCGCGTTCACCGCCAAGTTGCGGGCCATCGCGCAGGTACTGCCGTTCCGCTCCGGCGACCGGGCCGTACAGGTGCTGCAGCTCAACTTCACCTTCGGCCAGTGGACGTCCCTGCTCACCCTGGCCACCGGTGGCACCCTCGAGCTGGTCGAGCAGTTCAACGCGCCAGCCGTCCTGCGGCGTCTGGCCGAGCGGTCCGTGCAGCGGATCGCCGTGGTGCCCAGCATGCTGCGGCTGATCAACCGCGAACTGGACGCCCCCCGCACGGGACCGGCCCTGCGTACGGCTCTCCAGGAAGCCGGCTCCCCGGCCCTGTGGATCACCGGCGGGGAACCGCTGCCCGCCGGACTCGGCCGGCGGCTGCGCGCGGCCCTTCCGGGCACGGGCATCGCCGACGTCTACGGGCTCAGCGAGACCTCGACCTCCGACTTCATCCTCACCCCGGATCAGTACGAGGCCGGTGCGGGCACCATCGGCCGGCCCGGCCCCGGGGTGGAGTTCCGGATCGTCCCCGACGAGGGCCCGGACGCGGCGGCCCCCGGCGTCACGGGCGAACTGTGCCTGCGCACCCCGTACCTGATGACCGGCTACCTGGGCGACCCGTCGGCCACGGCCGAGGCGACCGCCGACGGCTGGCTGCGCACCGGCGATCTCGCCACCGTCCGCGAGGCCGACGGCCTGGTCCGCCTGGTCGGACGGAAGAAGCAGTTGATCTCCCGCGGTGGCGCCAAGATCGCCCCGCTGGAGGTGGAGCACGTCTACTCCCGGCATCCGGACTGCGGCGGTTGCCTGGCCGTCGGCGTCCCGGACCCGATGCTGGGTGAGCGCGTCCACCTGCTCTTCGTCCCCGCCGTCGGCAGCAGCCCCACCGAGGACGAACTGCGCGCCTACGGCCGCGAGCGGCTGGAGGAGTACAAGGCGCCCGAGCGCGTCCACCTGGTGGCGGAGCTACCGCTGGGACGTACCGGCAAGGCCGACCGGGCCGCCGCCGCACACCTGGCGGAGGCCGCGCACCTGGCGGACACCGTGCGCCCCGCGGAGAACGTTCGCCCGACGGGGACCGTGCGCCCGACTGAGGCCGCTCACCCGGCGGGGATCGCGGCCCCGAGCCCGGCGGCCGAGCCGCAGGTGGCCCGATGA
- a CDS encoding M16 family metallopeptidase, translated as MNAPLSLDVPVVVNHEPRLRTTSLCFALGFGARHDPPGSSGVAHMLEHLVMSTPFPDGLSLCERIEHRGGECNAMTGPESLVVHAQVLNEDAAEVAEWICRALLDLRVDQERLDTERRVVLQELSAAASDDADAVQEAFLGRLFAGHPLGSPVGGLPRTVSGLTVDSVRDAHERALRTAPLAVSSVGGLTEEALREALSVAGLGRMARGAVPDPGLGSTGGVPGPLTPGLVEQWPDEFCWMLVGGRAPHATDPRRHASAILGYLLGGSPASPLYDRFRNQDALAYSFRSWSRSYSDTGAWRMLAGCEPDNAPRLLAAFREVLDQVAVDGPQEQAFLAAKRQATVEAVREAEAPLDLAIVLATQRLLSERVWDADEEIAALKAVTAEQVRGAAAELSAQLIAVIRPEGR; from the coding sequence ATGAACGCACCGCTGTCGCTCGACGTCCCCGTGGTGGTGAACCACGAACCCCGGCTGCGCACCACAAGCCTTTGCTTCGCGCTCGGATTCGGAGCGCGACACGATCCTCCCGGCAGTTCCGGCGTCGCCCACATGCTCGAACACCTGGTGATGTCGACGCCGTTTCCGGACGGCCTCTCCTTGTGTGAGCGGATCGAGCACCGCGGCGGCGAATGCAATGCCATGACCGGGCCCGAGTCGCTCGTGGTCCACGCCCAGGTCCTGAACGAGGACGCCGCCGAGGTGGCCGAGTGGATCTGCCGGGCCCTGCTGGACCTGCGCGTGGACCAGGAGCGGCTGGACACCGAGCGGCGGGTGGTCCTGCAGGAGCTTTCGGCGGCGGCCTCCGACGACGCGGACGCCGTCCAGGAGGCCTTCCTCGGCCGTCTCTTCGCCGGTCATCCGCTGGGCTCCCCGGTCGGCGGCCTGCCTCGGACGGTGTCCGGGCTGACCGTCGACTCGGTGCGGGATGCCCATGAACGCGCGCTGCGGACCGCTCCGCTCGCCGTGTCCAGCGTCGGCGGCCTGACCGAGGAGGCCCTGCGCGAGGCGCTGTCCGTGGCGGGGCTGGGCCGGATGGCGCGCGGTGCGGTACCGGATCCGGGCCTCGGCTCGACCGGCGGAGTGCCCGGTCCGCTGACCCCGGGGCTGGTGGAGCAGTGGCCCGACGAGTTCTGCTGGATGCTGGTCGGGGGGCGCGCTCCCCACGCCACCGATCCGCGCCGGCACGCTTCCGCGATCCTCGGATACCTGCTCGGTGGCAGTCCCGCGTCACCGCTGTACGACCGGTTCCGCAACCAGGACGCCCTGGCGTACTCGTTTCGCTCCTGGTCGCGCAGCTACAGCGATACGGGAGCCTGGCGGATGCTCGCGGGCTGCGAGCCGGACAACGCCCCCCGGCTGCTCGCCGCGTTCCGCGAGGTGCTGGACCAGGTGGCCGTCGACGGTCCGCAGGAGCAGGCCTTCCTGGCCGCCAAGCGCCAGGCGACCGTCGAGGCCGTCCGGGAGGCCGAGGCCCCGCTCGACCTGGCCATCGTGCTGGCCACCCAGCGGCTGCTGAGCGAGCGGGTCTGGGACGCGGACGAGGAGATCGCCGCCCTGAAGGCCGTGACGGCCGAGCAGGTTCGCGGCGCGGCGGCGGAACTGTCCGCGCAGTTGATCGCGGTGATCCGGCCGGAGGGCCGATGA
- a CDS encoding sugar phosphate isomerase/epimerase family protein — MTLLGVSTAALADRNDFEALLAYQPDVIEFYGYPGSALPGIARFCADHGIRPALHTPVPYDLDSPLRRFAPTGPDPRQAAAALALTEATVRCAADLDALHVVVHFPSPYPPFHEAGFEEAGQEFLAATAGLARRYGVPVLVENLSAHPLMRTPEQYHRALAAHRDLGLCLDLGHAHLLGAELGTPLGFASAFGSRVRSMHVYETTAERYPRHGHEPATADRSRADGFIGLAGLLPDLLRLTRPAVLVMEHGPPAPGAPQAKGTAAWLRELIHHHDAGATV; from the coding sequence ATGACCCTGCTCGGCGTCTCGACCGCGGCCCTGGCCGACCGCAACGACTTCGAAGCCCTGCTCGCCTACCAGCCCGACGTGATCGAGTTCTACGGCTACCCCGGCTCGGCGCTGCCCGGGATCGCGCGGTTCTGCGCGGACCACGGCATCCGGCCCGCCCTGCACACCCCGGTCCCGTACGACCTCGACTCACCGCTGCGCCGCTTCGCGCCCACCGGCCCCGACCCGCGGCAGGCGGCGGCCGCGCTGGCGCTGACGGAGGCCACCGTGCGGTGCGCGGCGGACCTGGACGCCCTGCACGTCGTGGTGCACTTCCCCAGCCCCTACCCGCCCTTCCACGAGGCGGGATTCGAGGAGGCGGGCCAGGAGTTCCTGGCGGCCACGGCCGGGCTGGCCCGTCGCTACGGGGTTCCCGTCCTCGTCGAGAACCTCTCGGCGCACCCGCTGATGCGCACCCCCGAGCAGTACCACCGCGCCCTGGCCGCCCACCGCGACCTCGGCCTCTGCCTGGACCTCGGCCATGCGCACCTGCTCGGAGCGGAGCTGGGGACGCCGCTCGGATTCGCCTCCGCCTTCGGGAGCCGGGTCCGCAGCATGCACGTGTACGAGACCACGGCCGAGCGCTACCCCCGGCACGGCCACGAGCCCGCCACCGCCGACCGTTCGAGAGCCGACGGCTTCATCGGGCTGGCCGGGCTGCTGCCCGACCTGTTGCGCCTGACCCGTCCGGCGGTGCTGGTCATGGAGCACGGCCCGCCCGCCCCGGGCGCACCTCAGGCCAAGGGCACCGCCGCCTGGCTGAGAGAACTGATCCACCATCACGACGCAGGAGCAACCGTATGA
- a CDS encoding amino acid--tRNA ligase-related protein, with the protein MNSPARPAPAVPQHGQERHSGRLRDRLAKRTALLSEGVDLYAAAQPVADRVHLLQGRYGGLPPRIRTGARVSVAGRIMSRRDHRDVEFATLRDMSDEIQILLPGDRAAAEPRARWRASVDLGDLVVVEGELITTDSGALAVEAVDFRLASKALRPLPGRPVGAAGADRSEGALGAGRPATARHRYQRMMLDPAETARTRRRGAVLRVLREELYARGFTEADTPLLHPVHGGTARPFTARMNAWGIPLHLRGTAEMYLKRLMVGGMDRVFEIGRSFRNEGVDATHFPEFSACEAYLVHSDYLATADLAEQLVAAAAVALNGPGSAVPVFARYRLHELLGRVLGTPVDSATSQAELAGHAERHGVPVPPGSGAGALAVLLYRKLVEPGLREPTFVLDFPLEGAILARPHRRDPALVEAWTLVIGGLDVGQGCSELTDPVEQRRRFTEQALARERRQLGVTELDEEFLAALEHGLPPLGGLMFGVDRLITALGGGGRLRDHQCHPIVRPAPAPATTTAPTPTPTPTPTTATATATAPSHPTTDRKEATEWTPATSDSTPC; encoded by the coding sequence ATGAACAGCCCGGCCCGGCCGGCGCCCGCCGTCCCCCAGCACGGGCAGGAACGACACTCCGGCCGGCTCCGGGACCGGCTGGCCAAGCGCACCGCCCTGCTGTCCGAGGGCGTTGACCTCTACGCGGCGGCCCAGCCGGTCGCCGACCGCGTCCACCTCCTGCAAGGGCGCTACGGGGGGCTGCCGCCACGGATCCGTACGGGGGCCAGGGTGAGCGTGGCCGGCCGGATCATGAGCCGCCGGGACCACCGGGACGTAGAGTTCGCGACCCTGCGCGACATGTCCGACGAGATCCAGATCCTCCTGCCGGGCGACCGTGCCGCGGCCGAGCCGCGCGCCCGCTGGCGTGCGTCGGTCGACCTGGGCGACCTGGTGGTCGTCGAGGGCGAGCTGATCACCACGGACAGCGGCGCCCTGGCCGTCGAGGCGGTGGACTTCCGGCTGGCCTCCAAGGCCCTGCGCCCACTGCCGGGCCGGCCCGTGGGCGCAGCCGGGGCGGACCGATCGGAGGGCGCACTCGGTGCGGGCCGGCCGGCCACGGCCCGGCACCGCTACCAGCGCATGATGCTCGACCCGGCCGAGACCGCCCGGACCCGGCGCCGGGGCGCCGTTCTGCGGGTCCTGCGGGAGGAGTTGTACGCCCGCGGGTTCACCGAGGCCGACACCCCGCTGCTGCACCCGGTGCACGGCGGCACCGCCCGTCCCTTCACCGCACGGATGAACGCCTGGGGCATACCGCTGCACCTGCGCGGCACCGCCGAGATGTACCTCAAGCGGCTGATGGTCGGCGGGATGGACCGGGTCTTCGAGATCGGCAGGTCCTTTCGCAACGAAGGCGTCGACGCCACGCACTTCCCCGAGTTCAGCGCCTGCGAGGCCTATCTGGTCCACAGCGACTACCTCGCCACCGCCGATCTGGCCGAGCAGCTGGTGGCCGCCGCGGCAGTGGCCCTGAACGGCCCGGGGAGCGCCGTCCCGGTCTTCGCCCGGTACCGGCTGCACGAGCTGCTCGGCCGGGTACTGGGCACGCCGGTGGACAGCGCCACCTCGCAGGCCGAACTGGCCGGGCACGCCGAACGCCACGGCGTCCCCGTCCCACCGGGATCCGGGGCCGGCGCCCTGGCCGTGCTGCTCTACCGCAAGCTCGTGGAACCGGGGCTGCGCGAACCGACGTTCGTCCTGGACTTCCCGCTGGAGGGCGCGATACTCGCCCGCCCGCACCGCCGGGACCCCGCGCTGGTGGAGGCCTGGACCCTGGTGATCGGCGGCCTCGACGTCGGACAGGGCTGCAGCGAGTTGACGGACCCGGTGGAACAGCGGCGCCGCTTCACCGAGCAGGCGCTGGCCCGCGAGCGCCGACAGCTCGGCGTCACCGAGCTGGACGAGGAGTTCCTGGCGGCTCTGGAACACGGACTGCCGCCACTGGGCGGACTGATGTTCGGGGTCGACCGCCTGATCACCGCGCTCGGCGGTGGCGGACGGCTGCGCGATCACCAGTGCCATCCGATCGTGCGCCCGGCCCCAGCCCCGGCCACAACCACCGCCCCAACCCCAACCCCAACCCCAACCCCAACCACAGCCACAGCCACAGCCACAGCCCCATCCCACCCGACCACGGACCGGAAGGAAGCAACGGAGTGGACACCAGCCACCAGCGACTCGACACCCTGCTGA
- a CDS encoding pentapeptide repeat-containing protein: protein MSNSTHLELMTRLAQSKDAHRTTVLKELSEITQHLIDTTGRGLDLVEADLTGLDLSGADLRRATLSRAVLHSTLLVAADLAEVTMVCPGMERTNLRDASLRSAYVHALAAQTCNFDGADLTGLRDATGTLFHGCSMRGTHLDGAHLAASFFYQCDFSDGSARATNLQGALINECLLDDAFFDGALVDQLTITKSSMREASLRNASGQGLVLQRLTAADGLVLAGAALPGLRLSEVRGDTVHAAALAARDADFADVVLTGAELTGADLTGARFHRCDLPGARLTEAHLTGASISSSSLRGAVLRGGHGENLRLVESDLSDADLSGFTGRCLTARDVNLARANLRHANLYRAMITGDPPRAMSLRGAVLEGATLVQAYLAADLRGADLRNANCAYSRFSQSDLSGARLDGANMYQSTWIKVPVRDAVLTGVRAPVFANRCPGLAEALHRADGPAAAEFTAFLEGFDAALAAGRKGST, encoded by the coding sequence ATGAGCAACAGCACGCATCTGGAGCTGATGACCCGCCTGGCGCAGAGCAAGGACGCGCACCGGACGACGGTCCTGAAGGAACTGTCGGAGATCACGCAGCACTTGATCGACACCACCGGCCGCGGCCTGGACCTGGTCGAGGCCGATCTGACCGGTCTCGACCTGAGCGGCGCCGATCTGCGCCGGGCCACGCTCAGCCGGGCCGTCCTGCACAGCACCCTGCTCGTGGCGGCCGACCTCGCCGAGGTCACCATGGTCTGCCCGGGCATGGAGCGCACCAACCTGCGGGACGCCAGCCTGCGTTCCGCCTATGTCCACGCGCTGGCCGCGCAGACCTGCAACTTCGACGGTGCGGACCTGACCGGCCTGCGGGACGCGACCGGCACCCTCTTCCACGGGTGCAGCATGCGCGGCACCCACCTGGACGGCGCCCACCTGGCCGCGTCCTTCTTCTACCAGTGCGACTTCTCCGACGGGTCCGCCCGCGCCACCAACCTCCAGGGCGCGCTGATCAACGAGTGCCTGCTGGACGACGCCTTCTTCGACGGTGCGCTGGTGGACCAGCTCACCATCACCAAGTCGTCGATGCGCGAGGCGTCGCTGCGCAACGCGAGCGGACAGGGACTGGTCCTGCAGCGCCTCACCGCTGCCGACGGCCTGGTCCTGGCCGGCGCCGCGCTGCCCGGGCTGCGCCTGTCCGAGGTCCGCGGTGACACCGTGCACGCGGCAGCGCTGGCCGCCCGCGACGCCGACTTCGCCGACGTCGTGCTGACCGGCGCCGAACTGACCGGCGCCGATCTCACCGGGGCCCGGTTCCACCGCTGCGACCTGCCGGGCGCGCGGTTGACCGAGGCCCACCTCACCGGCGCGTCCATCAGCTCCAGCAGCCTGCGCGGCGCCGTCCTGCGCGGCGGGCACGGCGAGAACCTGCGCCTGGTGGAGAGCGACCTGTCCGACGCGGACCTGAGCGGATTCACCGGCCGCTGCCTGACCGCCCGCGACGTCAACCTGGCGCGCGCGAACCTGCGCCACGCGAACCTCTACCGCGCCATGATCACCGGCGACCCGCCGCGTGCCATGAGCCTGCGGGGCGCGGTCCTGGAGGGCGCCACGCTCGTCCAGGCGTACCTCGCCGCGGATCTGCGCGGGGCCGACCTGCGGAACGCCAACTGCGCCTACAGCCGGTTCAGCCAGTCCGACCTCAGCGGGGCACGCCTGGACGGCGCGAACATGTACCAGTCCACCTGGATCAAGGTCCCGGTCAGGGACGCCGTGCTCACCGGGGTCCGGGCCCCGGTGTTCGCCAACCGCTGCCCGGGCCTGGCGGAGGCGCTGCACCGCGCCGACGGACCGGCCGCGGCGGAGTTCACCGCTTTCCTGGAGGGCTTCGACGCCGCTCTGGCAGCCGGCCGCAAGGGCTCCACGTGA
- a CDS encoding response regulator transcription factor → MTDPLATSPQFSDRETDVLGLLIGGGTYCAIARQLGISPHTVDTYLRRLRVKTGTANRTQLVVLALQQGYANRTAPHQRRTAVPAHGSSASVQSP, encoded by the coding sequence ATGACCGACCCACTCGCCACGTCTCCCCAGTTCAGCGACCGTGAAACGGATGTCCTCGGCCTGCTCATCGGCGGCGGCACCTACTGCGCCATCGCCCGTCAGTTGGGGATCAGCCCGCACACCGTCGACACCTACCTGCGTCGGCTGCGCGTCAAGACGGGAACGGCCAACCGCACCCAACTCGTCGTACTGGCCCTGCAGCAGGGCTACGCCAACCGGACGGCACCCCATCAGCGGCGTACGGCTGTGCCCGCGCACGGCTCATCAGCCTCAGTGCAGAGTCCGTGA
- a CDS encoding ABC transporter ATP-binding protein, translated as MAVLDIRDLSRTYRSRRGREVTALDQVTFQVEQGEVLGLLGPNGAGKTTLSRILTTLLVPTSGSARVAGFDVVRQPREVRSRIGLVLGGDRGLYGRLTARQNLRYWAALQGLGTRAARSRADELLELLGLSGRADDRVETFSRGMVQRVHLARALLGEPTVLIMDEPTNGMDPHAATGFRELVRTLKDRGTTVVLTTHDMQEAQALCSRVALIDHGRILRIGSATELLADIGASRTLTARGVPAETAARIAALPGGAATDAEGNLTAHPADEDTLSRALLLLVQVRASSIAVTAPSLSEVYRSIIEDREFAL; from the coding sequence ATGGCCGTACTCGACATCCGCGATCTCAGCCGTACCTACCGCAGCAGGCGGGGCCGCGAGGTCACCGCGCTCGACCAGGTCACCTTCCAGGTCGAGCAGGGTGAGGTCCTCGGCCTGCTCGGACCGAACGGGGCCGGGAAGACCACCCTGTCCCGCATCCTCACCACCCTGCTGGTGCCCACCTCGGGCAGCGCCCGGGTGGCCGGCTTCGACGTCGTCCGCCAGCCGCGCGAGGTGCGCAGCAGGATCGGCCTGGTCCTCGGTGGTGACCGAGGCCTGTACGGACGTCTGACGGCGCGCCAGAACCTGCGCTACTGGGCCGCGCTGCAGGGGCTGGGCACCCGGGCCGCCCGCAGTCGCGCCGACGAGCTGCTGGAGCTCCTGGGGCTGTCCGGCCGCGCCGACGACCGGGTCGAGACCTTCTCCCGGGGCATGGTGCAGCGGGTCCACCTGGCCCGTGCACTCCTCGGCGAGCCGACCGTACTGATCATGGACGAGCCGACCAACGGCATGGATCCGCACGCCGCGACCGGTTTCCGCGAGCTGGTCCGGACGCTGAAGGACCGCGGCACCACCGTGGTGCTCACCACGCACGACATGCAGGAGGCCCAGGCGCTGTGCTCGCGGGTGGCGTTGATCGACCACGGCCGGATCCTGCGGATCGGCTCCGCCACCGAACTGCTCGCCGACATCGGCGCCTCCCGCACGCTGACGGCCCGGGGCGTGCCCGCCGAGACCGCCGCGCGCATCGCGGCGCTCCCGGGCGGCGCGGCCACCGACGCCGAGGGCAACCTGACGGCACACCCGGCCGACGAGGACACCCTGTCCCGGGCGCTGCTGCTGCTCGTCCAGGTCAGGGCGTCCTCGATCGCGGTCACCGCGCCCAGTCTCAGCGAGGTCTACCGCAGCATCATCGAGGACCGGGAGTTCGCGCTGTGA